The genomic DNA GTGGCGCGCCGTGTGGCATAACTTATTTCCGGGCAAAACCCTCAAGCGTTCGCAGCAAATCTGCCAGGCGCTGGTCCAGTTCTTTGAGTGCACTGGGTGAAATCCCTGAGAGTATCTGTTTCTCATTAGCCACATGCTTTTCGACGGCGCGGTTAATGAGTGCCAGTCCTTCCGGCGTTAACTGAACCAGCATGCTACGGGCATCATTCGCATTCACCTGCCTGCTGATCAGACTTCTGGACTCCAGCCGTTTGAGACGATGTGTCATGGTGCCCGACGTCACCATGAGCGCCGAAAACAGCTCTGTCGGACTCAGGCTGAAGGGTTCTCCAGACCGTCGCAGTGTCGCCAGCATATCGAACTCCCACATGCTTAATCCCGACTCTGCAAA from Pantoea sp. Lij88 includes the following:
- a CDS encoding MarR family transcriptional regulator — encoded protein: MRDFTESPRDAVDVILAQWLQERPDLDCSPMGPLGRLKRCTALIEQQLEASFAESGLSMWEFDMLATLRRSGEPFSLSPTELFSALMVTSGTMTHRLKRLESRSLISRQVNANDARSMLVQLTPEGLALINRAVEKHVANEKQILSGISPSALKELDQRLADLLRTLEGFARK